In Treponema primitia ZAS-2, a genomic segment contains:
- a CDS encoding thiamine ABC transporter substrate-binding protein yields the protein MGGKKVLSIGPKTLFAVLGLALSVSLFFSDCSRNKAEGNGTKELVIWTYDSFNSEWGPGPELSQLFEDETGIAIRWVNHGDAGAVLSRLLLEGKDAGADIILGLDQNMAEKALSSGLLEGYKPAGADRILPELIIDESYRLIPWDYSYFAINYDSERLPNPPASLEELTRPEYAGKLILMDPRTSSPGLGFLTWTKAIYGDGWQDYWRRLRPSILTIAEGWSSGYGLYTEGEAPLVLSYTTSPGYHLEYESSDRYRAAIFAEGHPIQIEVAGLLGSAKNKGNAKKFLDFMLSDAFQNTAPHTNWMYPVTPVALPDSYRINPKSDKPLRPPAPTDADLNQWAAILSSGQ from the coding sequence ATGGGTGGAAAAAAAGTTTTATCCATCGGTCCCAAGACGCTTTTTGCGGTCCTGGGGTTAGCACTTTCCGTTTCTCTGTTTTTTTCAGACTGCAGCCGGAATAAAGCGGAGGGTAACGGAACAAAGGAACTGGTTATCTGGACTTACGATTCCTTCAACTCAGAGTGGGGACCCGGACCGGAGCTATCCCAACTATTTGAGGATGAAACCGGAATTGCGATACGCTGGGTAAACCACGGAGACGCCGGGGCAGTCCTCTCCCGGCTGCTCCTGGAAGGAAAGGACGCCGGAGCGGATATCATTCTGGGGCTGGATCAGAATATGGCGGAAAAGGCCCTCAGTTCGGGGCTGCTTGAGGGATACAAGCCAGCCGGGGCGGATCGTATACTGCCTGAACTTATCATTGATGAGAGTTACCGGCTCATCCCCTGGGATTACAGTTATTTTGCGATCAACTACGATTCCGAGCGGCTTCCCAACCCTCCCGCCAGCCTGGAGGAACTGACCCGACCGGAATACGCGGGGAAACTCATACTAATGGACCCCCGGACATCATCCCCGGGGCTTGGTTTCCTCACCTGGACTAAGGCTATCTACGGTGACGGATGGCAGGATTACTGGCGGCGCCTGAGGCCCTCTATCCTCACCATTGCTGAGGGCTGGAGCAGCGGCTACGGGCTCTACACCGAAGGGGAAGCGCCCCTGGTGCTCTCCTACACCACCAGCCCCGGGTATCACCTGGAATACGAAAGCAGCGACCGGTACCGGGCGGCGATATTTGCCGAGGGGCACCCCATACAGATTGAGGTGGCGGGGCTTTTGGGTTCAGCAAAAAACAAGGGTAACGCCAAAAAGTTCCTGGACTTTATGCTCAGCGATGCTTTCCAGAATACGGCGCCCCATACCAATTGGATGTACCCGGTTACCCCGGTGGCACTGCCGGATTCCTACCGGATCAACCCTAAAAGCGACAAGCCCCTGCGGCCTCCGGCGCCTACGGATGCCGATTTGAACCAGTGGGCGGCGATTCTCTCCAGCGGACAGTAA
- the larB gene encoding nickel pincer cofactor biosynthesis protein LarB, producing the protein MDLPENKDPESSGTEDSLGFAVIDTYRDKRTGYPEVVFCSGKTTDQAEAIIVKMREQGIPVLGTKADQALADRVLSRFPETEYDAISRILMVGRVRPKTDLQGLIAVVAAGTSDLPIAKEAALSAEFLGSKVELINDVGIAGIHRLFRRLPDIRKARVVVAVAGMEGALAGVLAGQISVPVIAVPTSVGYGASFGGLSALLGMITSCAPGISVVNIDNGFGAGYQANLINQGAAAIL; encoded by the coding sequence ATGGATTTGCCGGAAAATAAAGACCCTGAAAGTTCCGGGACCGAAGACTCCCTGGGCTTCGCGGTCATTGATACCTACCGGGACAAGCGGACCGGTTACCCCGAGGTAGTGTTCTGTTCAGGAAAAACTACGGACCAGGCAGAGGCCATCATAGTAAAGATGCGCGAGCAGGGCATCCCGGTACTGGGTACTAAGGCGGACCAAGCCCTGGCGGACCGGGTACTCAGCCGTTTCCCCGAAACCGAATACGACGCCATTTCCCGGATCCTCATGGTGGGCAGGGTCCGCCCCAAGACCGACTTGCAAGGCCTGATTGCGGTGGTAGCCGCAGGGACCTCGGACCTCCCCATCGCCAAAGAGGCCGCCCTGTCCGCAGAATTCCTGGGCAGCAAAGTAGAACTGATCAACGATGTGGGCATTGCGGGGATACACCGCCTGTTTCGCCGTCTCCCTGATATACGCAAGGCCCGGGTAGTGGTGGCTGTGGCGGGTATGGAGGGAGCACTAGCTGGTGTGCTGGCAGGGCAGATTTCCGTGCCGGTTATCGCGGTCCCCACCAGCGTAGGCTACGGCGCCTCTTTCGGGGGCCTCTCGGCGCTCCTGGGCATGATCACCTCCTGCGCACCGGGGATCTCGGTGGTAAACATTGACAATGGTTTCGGCGCGGGATACCAGGCGAATCTCATCAACCAGGGCGCCGCAGCGATTCTCTAA
- the aroF gene encoding 3-deoxy-7-phosphoheptulonate synthase, whose translation MIIAIKPGTAQEDIKNFTALLERRGVKVHYSAGTSQTVLGLVGDTTGISEESLQAHHLVEKVVRVQEPYKRANRAFHPLDTRIDIPVAGGQVRSIGAGSLGIMAGPCSVETREQIVGIANSVKQSGATFLRGGAFKPRSSPYSFQGLGCEGMDLLLEAKKETGLPIVTELMAIHQLELFDEVDIVQVGARNMQNFTLLKELGRCHKPILLKRGYACTITELLMAAEYIMAGGNDQIILCERGIRSFDNFTRNTLDLSAIPALKRKSHLPVIVDPSHATGLAWMVPTMAKAAIAAGADGLIIEVHNNPEEALCDGEQSITPDAFDSLMTVLRKYAALEEKII comes from the coding sequence ATGATCATTGCCATTAAACCGGGAACCGCCCAGGAGGACATCAAAAACTTTACCGCCCTGCTGGAAAGGCGGGGGGTCAAGGTTCACTATTCGGCAGGAACCTCCCAGACTGTCCTGGGCCTGGTGGGGGACACCACGGGGATCAGCGAAGAAAGCCTTCAGGCCCACCACCTGGTGGAAAAGGTTGTCCGGGTGCAGGAGCCCTACAAGCGGGCTAACCGGGCTTTTCACCCCCTGGATACCCGGATCGATATTCCGGTTGCCGGGGGCCAGGTGCGGAGCATAGGGGCGGGAAGCCTGGGGATCATGGCCGGCCCCTGTTCCGTGGAGACCCGGGAGCAGATAGTGGGCATAGCCAATTCGGTAAAACAGTCAGGGGCCACTTTTCTCCGGGGGGGCGCCTTCAAGCCCCGGTCCAGCCCCTACAGTTTCCAGGGCCTGGGCTGCGAAGGGATGGACCTGCTTCTGGAGGCGAAGAAAGAAACCGGGCTTCCCATTGTGACGGAACTCATGGCCATCCACCAACTGGAACTTTTTGACGAAGTTGACATTGTCCAAGTAGGGGCCCGGAACATGCAGAACTTCACCCTGCTCAAAGAACTGGGCCGCTGCCACAAACCCATACTCCTCAAGCGGGGCTATGCGTGTACTATCACTGAACTGCTCATGGCTGCGGAATACATCATGGCCGGGGGTAACGATCAGATAATCCTCTGCGAGCGGGGCATACGGTCCTTTGATAACTTTACCCGGAACACCTTGGACCTCAGCGCCATTCCGGCCTTAAAACGGAAGAGCCACCTCCCGGTGATCGTGGACCCCAGCCATGCCACAGGGCTTGCCTGGATGGTTCCCACCATGGCAAAGGCGGCCATTGCGGCAGGGGCGGACGGGCTCATCATCGAGGTGCACAACAACCCTGAGGAGGCGCTTTGTGATGGGGAGCAGTCCATTACCCCGGACGCTTTCGATTCGCTCATGACAGTTCTGCGGAAATATGCAGCCCTGGAAGAAAAAATAATATAA
- the larC gene encoding nickel pincer cofactor biosynthesis protein LarC: protein MKTLHFDCSAGISGDMTLGAFMDLGVDPEALRTELGKLGIEGWELRFERDQRGGISGTHAVVDLGDETPLVQDDAPSHTHDGAQPHTHGDAQSHTHDGTHHHTHNDAHSHTHDDTHTNVPHPTQEHTHGGGGQHSHGRTWKDIRAIIQGSALSEGAKKRALDIFTRIAEAEAQVHGRSVEEVSFHEVGALDSIIDIVGAAICLDLIKPDRVTCGEVELGGGTVRCAHGILPVPAPATVILTRGMPVKTGGFNKEMTTPTGAAILASMVDEFTDVRSFREIKTGYGIGTRKMERPNLLRISLREEDPGKNTITALQNAEAAPWKTEELTLMEANIDDMSGEALGFLMESLFAAGALDVTFTPCVMKKSRPGTIVSVLTGPEKLNPLRETLFRKSTTIGFRETPVRRLSLRREEDQLGPDLGNARRKTVFYGAEKLRSKVEFEDRAALARERNISLEEAERIIKDGFAGK from the coding sequence TTGAAAACCCTTCATTTTGACTGTTCAGCCGGTATTTCCGGGGATATGACCCTGGGGGCCTTTATGGACCTGGGGGTCGACCCAGAAGCGCTCCGTACAGAGCTGGGCAAGCTCGGCATTGAGGGCTGGGAACTCCGTTTTGAACGGGACCAGCGGGGAGGCATCTCCGGAACCCATGCGGTGGTTGATCTTGGGGATGAAACGCCCCTTGTCCAAGATGATGCACCTTCCCATACACATGACGGTGCACAACCCCATACACATGGCGATGCACAGTCCCATACACATGACGGTACCCATCACCATACTCACAATGACGCGCATTCGCATACCCATGACGATACACATACTAACGTACCTCACCCTACACAGGAACATACCCATGGGGGGGGCGGCCAGCACAGCCACGGCAGGACCTGGAAGGATATCCGGGCCATCATTCAGGGCTCCGCACTGAGCGAAGGGGCAAAGAAGCGGGCCCTGGACATTTTTACCCGTATTGCCGAAGCGGAAGCCCAGGTACATGGGCGCTCAGTGGAAGAAGTAAGCTTCCACGAAGTTGGCGCCCTGGATTCGATAATAGATATTGTAGGCGCGGCAATATGCCTGGACCTGATCAAGCCGGACCGGGTTACCTGCGGGGAAGTCGAACTGGGGGGCGGCACGGTACGCTGCGCCCACGGGATTTTGCCGGTACCCGCCCCGGCCACGGTGATCCTTACCCGGGGAATGCCCGTCAAAACCGGGGGCTTCAATAAGGAAATGACCACCCCCACCGGGGCGGCAATCCTGGCTTCCATGGTGGATGAATTTACGGATGTCCGGAGTTTCCGGGAAATCAAAACCGGCTACGGCATCGGTACCCGAAAAATGGAACGGCCCAACCTGCTCAGAATTTCCCTGAGGGAAGAGGATCCCGGCAAAAACACCATTACTGCGTTGCAAAATGCGGAGGCGGCGCCCTGGAAAACCGAGGAACTGACCCTCATGGAGGCTAACATCGACGACATGAGCGGCGAAGCCCTGGGCTTCCTCATGGAGAGCCTCTTTGCTGCCGGTGCACTGGATGTAACCTTCACCCCCTGCGTGATGAAAAAGTCCCGGCCCGGGACCATTGTTTCGGTTTTGACCGGCCCGGAAAAGCTCAACCCTCTCAGGGAAACCCTGTTCCGTAAATCCACCACCATCGGGTTCCGGGAAACCCCGGTCAGACGGCTTTCCCTCCGCCGGGAAGAGGACCAGCTTGGCCCGGACCTGGGAAACGCCCGGCGAAAAACAGTTTTTTACGGCGCAGAAAAGCTGCGCTCAAAGGTAGAATTTGAAGACCGTGCCGCTCTGGCCCGGGAACGGAATATATCACTGGAAGAAGCTGAGAGGATCATCAAAGATGGATTTGCCGGAAAATAA
- the larE gene encoding ATP-dependent sacrificial sulfur transferase LarE → MAESQKTLDEKYADLLSMIAAKGAVAVAFSGGVDSSFLCHAATAALGKRAIAITVVSPMLPKSEIDGATLVAGKVGIEHILIEESEIDEEVAANPKERCYYCKKIEFGNILQEAKKRGINTVLDGSNLDDLGDYRPGLKALSELQIFSPLREAGLRKQEIRDLSKRFDLPTWDKPAFACLASRIPYGERIDRDKLSRVEKAEVRLQEAGFRQFRVRSHGDTARIEVAPEERRRFFDEKLLDSISRDLKSYGFLYVSLELEGYVMGNLNRAIAQVQA, encoded by the coding sequence ATGGCCGAATCTCAAAAAACCCTGGATGAAAAATACGCGGATCTCCTATCCATGATCGCCGCAAAAGGCGCCGTGGCGGTGGCCTTTTCAGGCGGGGTGGACAGTTCCTTCCTCTGCCACGCAGCAACCGCAGCCCTGGGAAAGCGGGCAATCGCTATCACTGTGGTATCCCCTATGCTTCCTAAGAGCGAAATCGACGGGGCGACATTGGTGGCCGGAAAGGTCGGGATTGAACATATACTAATAGAAGAATCTGAGATCGATGAGGAGGTGGCGGCGAACCCTAAGGAGCGCTGCTACTATTGCAAGAAGATAGAATTCGGCAATATCCTCCAGGAAGCGAAAAAGCGGGGGATCAACACGGTTCTTGACGGATCAAATCTGGATGATCTGGGGGATTACCGGCCGGGGCTTAAGGCCCTGTCGGAGCTTCAGATTTTCAGCCCCCTGCGGGAAGCGGGGCTCAGAAAGCAGGAAATCCGGGACCTGTCCAAGCGTTTTGATCTGCCCACCTGGGATAAGCCCGCCTTTGCCTGTCTGGCCTCCCGGATCCCCTACGGCGAGCGGATAGACCGGGACAAGCTTTCGCGGGTAGAAAAGGCTGAAGTACGCCTGCAAGAAGCAGGATTCCGCCAGTTTCGGGTACGGTCCCACGGGGATACTGCCCGGATCGAGGTGGCTCCGGAGGAACGGCGCCGTTTCTTTGACGAAAAACTCCTGGACAGCATTTCCCGGGACCTTAAATCTTACGGTTTTCTCTATGTTTCCCTAGAATTGGAGGGCTATGTCATGGGAAACCTGAACCGGGCCATAGCCCAGGTACAGGCATAA
- a CDS encoding ABC transporter ATP-binding protein produces MAIEIRGLRKSYEDFSVTLDLSVKEGETLVLAGPSGCGKTTALSLIAGIIQAEAGDILIDGEDIGELPPWKRSISVVFQDLALFPHLSAGKNIAYGPFIHGISRAERRRIVTEVLGIVKLSGYENRRIDTLSGGERQRVAIARALAARPRALLLDEPFSSLDAPLRRSLREEFRLIPSRTAVPCIFVTHDREEAAALGDRIALMSSGRIVETGTPRELFLSPKTEFGARFFGAGLVLDCTILETGQNGTLVSSPLGKLRVPAADDMPTWDPAGSLLFVPRDALTVHPPAAAQPASGEAACTAVYRGSGFTGDRLSLELELPGGTLCTVETGPRAGLPQKDSTVILRIDEGLIRFVR; encoded by the coding sequence ATGGCTATTGAAATACGGGGACTGCGTAAATCCTATGAAGATTTTTCGGTTACCCTGGACCTTTCCGTTAAGGAAGGGGAAACCCTGGTATTGGCCGGGCCCTCAGGATGCGGCAAAACCACTGCCCTCAGTCTTATTGCGGGGATCATTCAGGCCGAGGCGGGGGATATACTGATAGACGGAGAGGACATAGGGGAACTTCCTCCCTGGAAACGCAGTATTTCTGTGGTTTTTCAGGACCTGGCCCTTTTCCCCCATCTAAGCGCGGGAAAGAACATCGCCTACGGCCCCTTTATCCACGGCATTTCCCGGGCAGAACGGCGGCGTATTGTCACCGAAGTACTGGGAATAGTAAAACTATCCGGGTATGAAAATCGGCGCATAGATACCCTTTCCGGGGGCGAACGGCAGCGGGTCGCCATTGCCCGCGCCCTGGCAGCCAGGCCCCGGGCACTGCTGCTGGACGAACCTTTCTCCAGCCTGGACGCCCCCCTGCGCCGTTCCCTGCGGGAAGAATTCCGCCTGATTCCTTCCCGTACCGCTGTGCCCTGTATTTTTGTTACCCATGACCGGGAGGAAGCTGCCGCCCTGGGGGACCGTATCGCCCTCATGTCTTCAGGCAGGATCGTCGAAACCGGCACCCCCCGGGAACTCTTCCTCTCCCCCAAAACCGAATTTGGCGCCCGCTTCTTCGGGGCAGGCCTGGTCCTGGACTGCACCATCCTTGAAACCGGGCAGAATGGGACCCTGGTCAGCTCCCCCTTAGGAAAACTGCGTGTCCCTGCTGCAGATGATATGCCAACCTGGGACCCCGCAGGGTCCCTGCTCTTTGTACCCCGGGATGCATTAACCGTTCACCCGCCTGCCGCCGCCCAGCCGGCTTCCGGGGAAGCTGCTTGTACCGCCGTTTACCGGGGAAGCGGATTCACCGGGGACCGGCTTAGCCTGGAACTGGAACTTCCCGGGGGTACGCTCTGCACCGTGGAAACCGGCCCTCGCGCCGGTCTGCCCCAAAAGGACAGCACTGTGATCCTTCGTATTGATGAGGGGCTTATCAGGTTTGTCCGATAA
- a CDS encoding ABC transporter permease, with amino-acid sequence MGGDSLQRTVIVRNIFPIGTGRRNSIKTNTGLQAALLFALLPLAAVLLAFILPYGAALSAGFRSSGSAGTGVTGGAAFSALANPALLRITLFTLGQAGLSALLALGLGLPGAWLLGSGLLRENSPGTRFIRALTSVPFAMPPILVVLGFVLFFGNSGWANRFLAALGGAEDGPLRILYRPGAIVLAHGFYNFPLVIRLVGDGMARARKAYAPAAETMGATPFLTGLTILFPLVLPSILSAALLVFLYSFTSFAVVLVLGGGPGATTLAVEIYRYARLSLDYSNAGALALIETLIASAVFMLYLRIERRTGNTLEIRDRFPDERRSAGGHIALIVYGVLLFLFVLGPLLSVPLESFLYKPSRAALPQVSARWWLSLGERILPALLRSLLLAGLSATLASVLAILAAGAASNLRFVSQSPGKAHGKSPLAALIRIFATAPLASSGIVLGFGWLSLYGRDHSRSLWAAVVLHAVTALPFAFNSISRGLESIPPNTSNAASVFGANPLKRIITVEIPLSMGRLRSAWGFSAAISLGELNAVMMLGLEDWETLPLLIYRAANSYRYGTACAAGTMLILACAGAFLLSEFGVKQKGGSHGY; translated from the coding sequence GTGGGCGGCGATTCTCTCCAGCGGACAGTAATAGTGCGGAATATTTTCCCCATAGGTACCGGTAGGCGGAATAGTATTAAAACCAATACTGGGTTGCAAGCGGCGCTTCTCTTTGCACTGCTGCCCCTGGCAGCGGTGCTGCTCGCCTTCATCCTGCCCTATGGGGCGGCCCTGAGCGCGGGTTTCCGCAGCTCAGGGTCTGCCGGAACCGGGGTAACCGGTGGGGCTGCTTTTTCCGCCCTGGCCAACCCCGCCCTGCTGAGGATAACCCTCTTTACCCTGGGACAGGCGGGATTGAGCGCCCTTCTGGCCCTGGGCCTGGGGCTTCCCGGAGCATGGCTCCTGGGATCCGGGCTGCTGCGGGAGAACTCCCCGGGGACCCGGTTCATCCGGGCCCTGACCAGCGTTCCCTTTGCCATGCCGCCGATTCTGGTGGTATTAGGATTTGTACTCTTTTTCGGAAACTCAGGCTGGGCAAACCGCTTCCTTGCAGCCCTGGGCGGCGCTGAAGATGGGCCCTTACGCATCCTGTACCGCCCCGGGGCCATTGTCCTGGCCCACGGTTTCTATAACTTCCCCCTGGTGATACGCCTGGTTGGAGACGGCATGGCCCGGGCCCGGAAAGCCTATGCCCCGGCAGCGGAAACCATGGGGGCAACACCTTTTTTGACCGGCTTAACAATACTGTTTCCCCTGGTGCTTCCATCAATACTATCCGCGGCTTTGCTGGTGTTCCTTTACAGCTTTACCAGTTTCGCTGTGGTATTGGTCCTGGGGGGCGGCCCCGGGGCAACAACCCTGGCGGTGGAAATTTACCGCTATGCCCGCTTATCCCTGGATTACTCAAATGCCGGGGCCCTTGCGTTAATAGAAACCCTTATTGCCAGCGCAGTATTTATGCTGTACCTTCGTATTGAAAGGCGTACCGGGAACACCCTTGAAATCCGGGACCGCTTCCCCGATGAGCGCCGAAGCGCCGGCGGGCATATCGCCCTGATTGTCTACGGGGTCTTACTATTCCTGTTTGTACTGGGTCCCCTTCTTTCAGTACCCCTGGAATCCTTTCTGTATAAACCATCCCGGGCCGCCCTGCCCCAAGTTTCGGCACGGTGGTGGCTCTCCCTGGGGGAACGCATACTCCCCGCCCTGCTCCGGTCCCTGCTCCTGGCGGGGCTTTCTGCAACCCTGGCAAGCGTCCTGGCAATACTCGCCGCCGGGGCAGCATCGAATCTTCGCTTTGTAAGCCAAAGCCCAGGCAAAGCCCACGGAAAATCCCCCCTGGCAGCACTGATCCGTATCTTTGCCACCGCGCCCCTGGCCTCATCCGGGATAGTCCTGGGTTTCGGCTGGCTCAGTCTTTACGGCAGGGATCATTCCCGGTCACTCTGGGCGGCGGTGGTACTCCATGCGGTTACCGCCCTGCCCTTTGCTTTTAATTCAATTTCCCGGGGACTGGAAAGCATACCGCCGAATACCTCTAACGCAGCATCGGTGTTCGGGGCAAACCCTCTGAAGCGCATCATTACTGTGGAGATACCACTGAGCATGGGACGCCTCCGGTCAGCCTGGGGCTTCTCAGCCGCCATCAGCCTGGGCGAACTGAATGCCGTCATGATGCTGGGCCTGGAGGACTGGGAAACCCTGCCCCTGCTTATCTACCGGGCGGCAAATTCCTACCGCTACGGAACTGCCTGCGCAGCGGGAACCATGCTGATCCTCGCCTGCGCCGGCGCTTTTCTTTTGTCGGAATTTGGGGTAAAACAGAAGGGGGGAAGCCATGGCTATTGA
- a CDS encoding prolyl oligopeptidase family serine peptidase — MKRICIVLALLSAAIAVFAGPAKDNESRSGSAITGITVNTTVHGDGQKIESITIIAENQRVLQGLTAGDFKFTGNTGGWGSNFPVGSDPADPMAYVTLYGANQASPERTPVIEPFTPDISGIAVDGNKITLRVSNFSPKLYYVKDFTIECTNKDLSFSNRILPVLDNSGRFGNSNSKVTVVTPTADEFAYIKVSKSGSEPTDYNYFLFTPRGAGSKPLPLVLSNHGSGDQMTLVANRVTLAWAEPGVQAENPSYVLAPVYPQGDYENTQVTTIVRTIALIEQLIAQGKVDPARIYIEGKSMGGKNTVKIASLYPDFFAAALPLCPASILPNSSSQAEYADDYKKIGTILKDLPIWFVVGRNDALSPHSQGYYNALTAAGSYKAKLLMYTPEQMLARGIFKAHDNEIISLEDSRYSDWLFAQRKVNKQTDAIDYIRLNTWSAPRGHTIKTIDIYVNNPAVLSNIRSPADFGGKITGNTYNYSSRSLPNGEYRTNTLVPYEAKINNVVVSGNKVTLTLDPIKGYIGDDLSRGIDNGVGGFKKFYYAKDITLTCTANNALSFTRDRRIEENTGGLAVNDITTETADKFAQFSSKHTASFDYNLYAPDGVVTGSINDVKAEHPAPLVLVMHGSGDQGTLLANRMAIAIAESHPEAYVLTPIYVNQNSVSGKTEDSVANQWVTTGQSIDLIKRMIDIGLVDSKRVYLIGKSMGGKNVQRTYVRYPDFFAATISLSGSIAQEFVKGDPDTTNATAADVTVPGFVDVLKNKPFYIICAVGDPINSSDTTPNGGKTTQSRALRDAIIAANGGTAPGTFKYQEYSAENLTRDNLTKDGLSPSIKPHDVEIICMEDPQFLNWMFSQSLSR, encoded by the coding sequence ATGAAAAGAATTTGTATCGTTTTAGCATTGTTGTCGGCAGCTATTGCTGTGTTTGCTGGCCCTGCTAAGGACAACGAAAGTCGATCTGGCAGTGCAATCACCGGTATAACGGTTAATACAACCGTACACGGAGACGGGCAAAAGATTGAAAGTATCACTATTATTGCAGAAAACCAAAGGGTTTTGCAGGGACTTACCGCTGGAGATTTTAAATTCACCGGTAATACCGGCGGCTGGGGCAGTAATTTCCCCGTAGGCAGCGATCCCGCGGACCCGATGGCCTATGTAACCCTGTACGGAGCGAATCAGGCCAGCCCTGAACGGACTCCGGTTATTGAACCCTTTACGCCGGATATAAGCGGCATCGCAGTTGATGGAAATAAAATTACCCTTAGGGTGTCAAATTTTTCTCCAAAGCTTTATTATGTAAAGGATTTTACCATAGAGTGTACCAATAAGGATTTAAGCTTTTCCAACCGGATTCTGCCTGTACTTGATAATAGCGGCAGGTTTGGTAATTCCAACTCAAAAGTAACAGTGGTTACTCCCACGGCGGACGAATTTGCTTATATCAAGGTTTCCAAAAGCGGCTCGGAGCCGACGGACTATAATTACTTCCTGTTTACTCCCCGGGGAGCAGGCAGCAAACCCCTGCCCCTGGTTCTTTCGAATCATGGTTCGGGGGATCAGATGACTCTGGTTGCTAACCGGGTTACCCTTGCCTGGGCGGAACCGGGAGTTCAGGCGGAAAACCCGTCCTATGTACTTGCGCCGGTTTATCCTCAGGGGGATTACGAAAATACCCAGGTGACGACCATCGTTAGAACTATCGCCCTTATTGAACAATTAATAGCCCAGGGAAAAGTTGATCCTGCAAGAATATACATCGAAGGGAAATCCATGGGAGGGAAAAATACGGTCAAAATTGCTTCGCTCTATCCGGATTTTTTTGCCGCCGCCCTGCCCCTTTGTCCGGCCAGTATTCTTCCCAATTCATCTTCCCAGGCAGAATATGCGGATGACTATAAAAAAATAGGAACCATCCTCAAGGACCTGCCCATATGGTTTGTTGTCGGTAGAAACGATGCCCTTTCCCCTCATAGTCAGGGTTATTACAATGCCTTGACGGCGGCTGGAAGTTATAAGGCGAAACTATTGATGTACACCCCTGAACAAATGCTTGCCCGGGGTATATTCAAAGCCCATGATAATGAAATTATCAGTCTGGAAGATTCCCGGTATTCCGACTGGTTGTTTGCCCAGAGGAAGGTAAATAAACAAACCGATGCTATTGATTACATCAGACTCAATACATGGTCTGCACCCCGGGGACACACTATCAAAACCATTGATATTTATGTAAATAATCCGGCGGTATTGTCAAACATCCGCAGCCCTGCGGATTTCGGCGGGAAAATAACCGGTAACACCTACAATTACAGCAGTCGCAGTCTGCCCAACGGAGAATATCGGACTAATACGCTGGTCCCCTATGAAGCGAAGATCAATAACGTAGTCGTTTCCGGGAATAAAGTAACACTTACCCTGGATCCTATTAAAGGGTATATCGGGGATGATCTTTCACGGGGCATCGACAACGGCGTTGGAGGGTTCAAAAAGTTTTATTACGCAAAAGATATTACTCTTACCTGTACGGCAAATAATGCCCTGAGTTTTACCAGGGATCGCCGTATTGAGGAAAACACCGGCGGACTGGCGGTTAATGATATTACCACCGAAACTGCGGACAAATTCGCCCAATTCAGTTCAAAGCATACTGCGTCTTTTGATTATAATCTTTACGCTCCCGATGGCGTGGTTACCGGTTCCATAAACGATGTTAAAGCGGAACATCCTGCGCCGCTTGTCCTCGTTATGCATGGTTCCGGAGATCAGGGTACCCTTTTGGCAAACAGAATGGCTATTGCCATCGCAGAATCCCATCCGGAAGCTTATGTCCTTACGCCAATATATGTGAATCAGAATAGTGTCTCCGGAAAAACCGAAGACTCTGTGGCAAACCAATGGGTTACAACAGGGCAGTCCATTGATCTGATTAAACGTATGATTGATATTGGTTTGGTTGACAGTAAGCGGGTATACCTTATTGGTAAATCAATGGGGGGTAAAAATGTTCAGCGTACCTATGTCAGGTATCCTGATTTTTTTGCCGCGACTATTTCTCTGTCCGGCAGCATCGCCCAGGAATTTGTCAAAGGAGATCCTGATACAACTAACGCTACCGCCGCTGATGTGACGGTTCCCGGTTTTGTAGATGTGTTGAAAAACAAGCCTTTCTACATTATATGCGCAGTCGGAGATCCCATAAACAGTTCCGACACTACTCCTAACGGCGGAAAAACTACCCAATCCCGTGCCTTGAGAGACGCTATAATTGCTGCCAATGGAGGAACCGCTCCGGGTACTTTTAAATATCAGGAATATTCCGCAGAAAATCTTACCAGGGACAATTTGACAAAAGACGGCTTATCGCCTTCAATAAAACCCCATGATGTGGAAATTATTTGTATGGAAGATCCGCAGTTCCTAAATTGGATGTTCTCTCAATCACTTTCCAGATAA